AGAGAAGAAAGGATGAAGGCAGTGACCGATCTCACCATCAATCTCTTAAACACCATCAACGAGGTTTTAGAAATAGAGGGTGAAGATGTAACGCCGGACGCCTCTCCCAGTCAAAGTGGCTAGACCCTCCCTCATGATAGTATCACAACGTCCCATGGTAAAGGGGCTTCTACATCCACAACGGAAGAGGCGCCACCAGTAGTGAAGAAATTACTTGAGGCTTGGCTGACGAACACGCTGATCAACATCCTCGACATGCCCGCCCAAAAATCAACCATAGAGAATGCGAGGACCTGTGTTGCACCAATAATGGCCGAGCAGCACGACCCTCTCCCTCCAATAACAAGTATCACTCACAATGTAAGTAATGCAGGTGACGACACCCTCACAGCCATTCTGAGGaagatggaagaaatggaaaacgAAAACAAAATGCTTCGAGACCAAATGAAGGAGCATCAAGAAAGGGTAGACAAAATACCGGGTGCCCCAAAACTCTTGCCAAAACGATATGTTGGTTGATTCGTAGAACAACCCTACAGTGACGAAGccgccccacatgccatacccaagaccttcaaaatgccgcccTACCTAAAAATATACGACGGCATGACCGACCTTGAAGATCATGTGAATTACTATGTCACTGCAGTAAAGGGCAACGacctcgccaaagaacaagtatcctccatCCTGTTGAAAATGTTTGGTGAAACCCTTACCGGAGGTGCATTAACTTGGCATTCACAGCTGCTCGCGTGCTCCACTGAAACCTTCAAAGAGATGACCGACAAATTTGAAATGGCCCATGCCAGAGCTAAAAAGGCGGAGGCAAGAGTGAACGATATATTTGCCATTAAACAATCACCCGAAGAGAGACTGAGGGACTTCCTAGCTCGATTCAATCGTGTAAGGATGGCCTTACCAAATGAATCAGAAGGCATGGTTGTAGCAGCTTTCCAAAATAGGCTGAACAAATACGGTTCGAGAGCGACCAGAAAATTGCTGAGTCGGCGTATAAAATATCCCCCAACCACTTGGAATGAAATACACAATGCCTATTGTGCCGAAGTCCGTGCTGATGAAGATGACCTAAATTGACCAACCCAACGGTTGACCTCGGTACAGGCCgaatctcggaaagacaaaaaaACGATGCCTGGAGAGATCAAACAACTCCACGATTCAACTGAGAAAGACATCAACTATACATCAAATGCGCCATCACGCCCCCTTCCCGTCATGAAGAAAGTCTATCTAGGCCAAAGACAAGGACTCACCAAAGCGAGAGAGATATGCCACCTTTACTATCCGTTCACAATTTTTATGTGTCACATTCAGAGATAATCTACGCGTTGGAGAAACTCAGCCCAAAAGtgaagtggccacaaaagatgaggttCAACCCAAACACCAGAAAGTCAAACGCCCTCTGCAAATTCCACCAGGAACGAGGTCATAAAATCGAGGACTACATCGCTCTAAGGCAGGAGGTCGTAAACATGATTCACCAAGGGCACTTGAAAGAGCTGCTAAGCGATCGAGGAAAGGTTGACTTTGCCCGAGGATGTGAACAACACCAGGGGACACCAAAACCACCTTCACCAACTCATACCATCCAAATGATCATCGGAGGCGGCGATGACATGTCAATCAACTGCGTAAAGTTCACCATGACCCACAAACTCAAATGGTCGATCACTCATGAACGGTatgacgaactcgaagaaagtatcatctttgaTAAGTCGGATACCCACAATTtggttttccctcactatgatgccctCGTTATCACTTTACGATTATTAGATATAGATGTAAGACGCATTATGGTGGACGATGGGACATGAATGTGCATTATCCACCCTTGAGTACTTGCACAGATGAAACTCGAGGATAAGGTAGTGCCACGCTGCATCACGCTAactggttttaacaatgcagttgatcTGGAGAAATCACACTCCCCGTCCTGGCCGGCGGCATCACCCTGGAAACCATGTTCCACATCATGGATCAGGATACGACATACAATGCCATAATAAGACGGCCCTGGATACATGCCATGAGGGACATTCCTTCCAGCTTATACCAAATTATCAAATTTCTTACCCagtggggaatattcagcatacaATGAGAACAACGCACATCTCGAGAATTCTACCACATCACCTTAGACTGTACGAATACCCAACAAATGAGGGGCAAAGTAAAAAAAGGCATAATAATAAGCAGGGTGAGGTCAAGCTGTGATGAAAAATAAGACGTCATCAAGGATCTCGAAACGGTGGAGGCCGCGGGATCAATCGTAGAAAACCTCGATCATGTCTAACTTGACAACAACGACCACAACAAGAAAGACTACATCGGCTGTAAGCTTCAGGAACCAGGTAAATTCTATCAATTCCTAACCGCTAACACAAAGTTGTTCGCTTTttcccatgcagatatgccaggtatcccgAAAGAGATTGCCACGCACAAATTGAACGTTGACCCACTCTACACCTAGTGAGATAGGTTAGGCAGAAGTTCAATTCTGCAATAAACGACGCGGTCCGAGAGGAGGTTGAAAAATTATTACAGAACGAATCCCTAGGGAATCAAAATATCCTCAATGGGtggccaatgtggtcatggtaaagAAGAACGGAAAATGGAGGATGTGCGTAGACTTtacagatttaaacaaagcatgcacCAAAGATTCATTCTCGTTGCCCCATATCGACCAACGCATTGACGTAACGGTTGAGCGTAAACTGCTGAGCTTCTTATATGCTTACTTAGGTACAATCAAATCCTCATGGAAGAGGAAGACCAAAAGAAGACTACCTTCAGCACCCACCTAGGAACGTACTGCTATGGAGTTATGCCTTTCGGATTCAAAAATGCGAGGGCCACATACCAATGGTTGGTCACCAAAATATTCAAATATCAACTCGGCAAGACTATGGAAGTCTACATAGAAAATATGTTGGtcaaatataaaagaaaagaagatcaCATCGGCCACCTGAAAGAAGCCTTCGATATACACAGGCGATACAGAATGAAATTAAATCCTGAGAAGTGCGTATTCAGCGTGACCTCAGGAAAATTCTTAGGCTTCCTAGTATCACAACGAGGCATTGAAGTCAACCCCGACTAAATCAAATCCATAGAGGGGATACCAGAGCACTTAACCAATAAAAAAGAGGTTCAGAGACTAACTGGCTGTATAGCCGCCCTGTAGAGATTCATCTCGCGGTCATCCGACAGATGCCACAAGTTTTTTTTGTACATAAGAAGGACAACAGCCTTCAGTGGACCTCCGATTGCATCAATGCCCTGAAGGAGTTAAAAGCTTACCTATCATCACCGCCACTGCTTTCCAAAGCGGAGCCTGGAGAATGCTTCCTCGTCTACCTTGCCGTATCTGAAGTAGTGGTGAGTGcagtcctggtccgagaagatAAATATACacaatctcccatctattacattagcaaaaccttAGTCGACGTCGAAAAGAGGTACTCCCAGCTCGAATATTGGCCCTGGCCTTGGTCGTAGCTTcatgaaagcttagaccctacttCTAGTACCACCCCATCTCGGTAGTCACCACATTTCTCTTAAgaagtattttgcataagcccaagCTATCGGGCAGATTGgtcaaatgggccatagaattaagcgagCATGATATCACATATCAACCGCGGACGACGATAAAGTCTCAAGTGCTTGACGACTTCGTCGCATAAACAATGCCCAAAACCAAAAGAGAAGCCGCCCATGCTTCTCCGCAAACAAAAAATTGATGGATTTTGCATACCGACGGCGCTTCCAATGTGTTAGGGTCcgactgggactcgtactcaaGGTCCCGACAGGCGAAGTAATTCTTTAGTCCATAAAATGCCAGgacatgactaacaatgaggccgagtaagAGACTGTGATTGCAGGATTAAGGCTAGTATTCAAATACGGAGCGAGGCAGGTCATCCTACATTGCGACTCTCAACTCGTCGTCAACCAAGTCACGGGGACTTTCCAGATCAAAGAGCAAAGGTTACAAAAATACCAAGCCGAGATCTGCAAGTTGCTACCCGAACTTGATGAATGCCAGCTCGACCAGGTCCCTCGAGCACAAAACATCGAAGCAGACGACCTCACCAAATTAACGGCAGCTACTAAAAACATAACCGGAGAACGAAATATGGCCACCCTCCTCTAATCATCAATCGATCAAATTAAGGTAAGAACTATAAAACTAACTTGGGACTAGCGCAACCGTATTGTTACATACTTGCAGGACGGCGTTCTCCCAGACGATAAAAAAGACGCCCAGAAGCTTCGGATATAAACAGCCAAGTATAACATCATTGACAACGACCTATACCAAAGGACGTATGGTGTCCCCTTAGCAAAATTCTTAGGTCCAAATCAAATGCGGCGCGTTCTAGAATAAGTCCACGAAGGCCACTGCGGAGCTCATTCCGGCAATCGAGCTTTGGTTAGATGTCTGATACGGGCAGGCTACTACTGGCCCACCATCAAAAAAGAGGCTGCTGATTTCGTGAAAAAATGCGAGAGAGATCAAAAATACGCCCCAATGATACACCAAGAGGGTGAGCACCTCCACTCGGTCACCTCCCCTTGGCCTTTCATCAAGTGAGGGATGGACATCATCGGACCCCGTCCCAGTAGGGCGAGGTAACAtgtgatttcttttggttttaactgactatttttctaagtgggtagaagcaggagcattcgcccaaatacgcgaacatgaagtgatcgccttcatatggaaaaccATCATATGATGTTTCGGCCCCGCGGGTAATAGGTCGCCAAGTTCCTCGACAActggcatatcaaaagaatactctctaCCCCATACCACCTCGCGGGTAATAGGCAAACGGAGTCCTCCAATAAATCAATACTAAACATCTTGAAGAAAAAGCTCGAGGAGGCCAAGGGACTATGGCCAGAACTGCTGCTAGAAGTGCTATCGGCGTACCTCACAATGCCAATGACGAGCACAGGAGAGACGCCCTACTCATTAGTTTATGAGACTGATGCagtaataccagtcgaagtcggagaacctagTTTGAGATACTCCCATAAGAGCGGGTCGAGGAACGACGAAAGTAGAAGGCAGGACCTCGACGAAGCCGAAGAGCGGAGAGATATGGCCTACATAAGGATGATCGCCCAAAAACAACAGGCAGAATGTTAATATAAAAAAATCCAAGGTCAGACCACTCTAAGTCGGGGACTACGCgctcaaggccaaaacacaagcaagcaatGACCTACAGGAGGGAAAATTGGGAACGAATTGGGACGACCCATACAAAATCACAATAGCAGCAAACAAAGGGTCATTTCAACTaaaaacaatggaaggaaaactgctatcgaacaactggaacgccgctcacctcaagtacttcaacttttaagaaCAAGCGTCcaccaagtcgtactctttttccttcacttgatttttgtcccaattgggttttctcaaggaggtttttaacaaggcgaTAAGGGGTACACTTCCAGTCGAAGTGCAGACAGTAAAAGGCATAGGGCGGTCTGTTCATCTCCCAACCTCTCGACATATCTCCAGGTCACCCAataaagggactagatagaccggGACTAGAATGCGAGCccgaaaaatatgtaaatttctcAAAGTATGAAAAAAGCATAAATGAACGCTTACCTATGTTTCCATAACAACATTGCCTCGGTATCTACTCGACCCACGACCACAATCAAATAAAATAACATCCGACAtcgctcgaattaactcacattcgaacTCATTCGAATAAAATAACATTCGATCTCACTCGAATTAACTcgcattcgacctcgttcaaataaAATAACATTCAACCTCACttgaattaactcacattcgacctcgttcgaaaaaataacattcgacctcgctcaaattaaCTACATTGCATTCGACCGCGTTTCGAAttagtaaaaatttatatttgacctcTCTCGAATTAATTACATGTTAAACTCGACCTCGTTCAAACCAATACCCATATAGCCCACGGCCATTGTCAATCAAaagttatattcgacctcgctcgaattgaccacattatattcgacctcgttcgagtTAACACTTATCGGTCTCCGAACATGACCAAAACAATTCTGCTTTTAATCTCGTTCAACATACATAAACCAAATGCCTATGACTAAAGCGGCCAAATGGCAGAACAAAAGAAGCATACAAGCCCAaacagaaagaaaagaatgagatACGAACAGTGAAAATAACATTTCATACTTCAAACATATTCTTTACAGGCTAGAATAGACGCCCACAAAAAGTGTGCActaaaattacaaataaataagaagaataatTACTCGCCACCTAATCCAGCAACACCATCGCTGCTGCCATAGGGGTATTCTTCCTCGTACCATGCGTCATGCTCAATCCCATCCACATCCCCCTAGCCATAACCGGCCTCCGGGGTAGCAGGGTGATGTCACctaaactcacaccacaaatataggtagtgaggcagtcgatgcaataataaaacccaacgcaagtcgaggttgaatccacagggagttagaattgggattaggtatatatttagtgtaattaTATGATGTGCCttaaattacacttccacattcttgattgttgtttctacttctactttaagcTATTGATTGTAATTATAAAGATAGAAggcaatatttttaatttttgattgtttttcaaatgataaaagatctagggtcgtgacttccacctaggtggttacctaacggaTTGTAAACTCTCGGACAAGTTTGATTGGTTGGgtttgtaatatagcaatcacacgtaattacccactctatacctctcagtagtttgagtaattttgcctaatttgtctttctcaagtccaaatgggcattgcacaaaacaagtgatatatgctcaagtcgggtcttactatctctagatttgaccctttaattagggctatcaattttttgagttcatcacaatttcctgttagccaaattttcctagacttagtctctctttctcaagtagagactaagtcaattaggcatgaatcaatatttgcaaccattaattcttgaattcaagcaagaactaggctaaatatcactaacccaatcacaaacaagccctaaatcaaacacccattaagtacccacgccagggttgggccacaaccctagctagaaatttagctactcatgaaaaattaagaaattaaGATAAAATGTGTAATAATTGATCAGGAAAAAACTAATGTTTAGACGTtaatctagtacaatattactTAAAACAATAAAAAAACGGCTCACATGCTCTACACTGATacaacttgacctaaaaatgacaaaagttctatttatactaagctaaaatatatgacaaaattgcccctgcggagattgtgcggccgcataattctgtgtgcggtccgcactctgagctTGACTGGTCAACTGGGCCTTCTGCGGTCACATAAAAGTGGGATGCGACTGCATTTCATTtgattgtgcggactgcacactTGAACTTGGACTGGAACATTGCTATTTGATTCttctcttctgcggaccgcataattgtgAGTGCGGCCGCGCTTGTCATcctgcggctgcacaattatggtgcggtccgcatatcttcAGCCTGCCCAAAAACCAACTCTCTAAATTTCCTCTTCTGCGCCCACACTAGAATTGTGCGGTTCGTATTTTGCCTTGAAATTCTGTCAGAGGTCGCCCTTAGGTTCTGTGGCtacactcacttttgtgcggtcctcaCTGTGCCCCTTTTAGCCTTGTTTTGGTCCTCGTCCAAatttactccttcttgagttgattttcttttctttggctCATATTGCAACATTCTTGCAagcaagcacatttcattagttttcaggAATGTCTTTAAGCAATATTTatctaaaacaaaagtaaaagagtgaaaataagtagtcaaaatccatacttatcaactcctccaaacttaagcttttgatTGTTCCCaatcaaataaggtaattcccatcTCCATAAGACAAGAACTATTTCAGTTGGCCTAAGGTGAagcaatcacacatcaattgggaccaacaattacccacaatacgtatgaattatcaacaatgcaatgatttgactttttgagtacaatagttctaatgtgacactagagcatcaagagttgactttattcatcaaggaagctcgttatttcatgtaggtcattgtggatgccaaactcctcctcctttaCTCTCCattagcaaatctcactttagaatgtaacactcgaagcaaggattgtgaaaagttcactcatctctctcaaaagaatgttaaaagtccgactctaagtaccataagcttgccccttatgtaaatcaccactaatataagctcactcaacttgaaatcatgtagggctttttcgggatgtaatgaaggccttttggatcaaggtaggtcTTGATGAAATAGAATGAGTCCATCTTTCCTTAAGCAATCCATTTTCTCAttttggctcatactttgtcgactctttgagttctttttcctcgggggaactagagagacgtaacaTTACTCTTTATTGGTCATgacattttttctccttttctctttactccatgcctttcatctttgttttctttgaatcctttcaactttctaccttattcactttctttttgacatttttctttttgttcattct
Above is a window of Nicotiana tabacum cultivar K326 chromosome 8, ASM71507v2, whole genome shotgun sequence DNA encoding:
- the LOC142162969 gene encoding uncharacterized protein LOC142162969; this encodes MTDLEDHVNYYVTAVKGNDLAKEQVSSILLKMFGETLTGGALTWHSQLLACSTETFKEMTDKFEMAHARAKKAEARVNDIFAIKQSPEERLRDFLARFNRVRMALPNESEGMVVAAFQNRLNKYEIIYALEKLSPKVKWPQKMRFNPNTRKSNALCKFHQERGHKIEDYIALRQEVVNMIHQGHLKELLSDRGKVDFARGCEQHQGTPKPPSPTHTIQMIIGGGDDMSINCVKFTMTHKLKWSITHERYDELEESIIFDKSDTHNLVFPHYDALVITLRLLDIDVRRIMVDDGT